Within the Marinobacter sp. SS13-12 genome, the region GTACAGGATACATCATGAGAGCGGATTCAAGGGATTACAGGTCCGATCTCGGGTTCAGGTCGACCCCGAATGCCGGTGAAGCCCAGCCTGCAACTGTCCCCGTCCCCGGGGGCAAAGGTTCGCCGCCCGTGCTCACGATGTGCTCATCGCCATACTGCAGCCACGTCAGTGTGGGTCCCTGGCCAACAGGCGGCTTTGTGTAATCACAGACGCCTTCGGGAAAGATCTCCGCAACCTTTTGTGCGAAACCTTCAGCGGTATAAACACCGTTCAGGATGTTCACCGGGTAGTCTGCCGGGTCCACGGGTTTAAGCTGGCACTTGTTGTTCATTGTCGTGATGGCGTCACCTGCGACGGTGCGTGGCGTCCCGAAGCGAGTCTGGACCACCAGCTTCTGGGCCTCCACAACGTCGTCGGCAATGGGCTGCAGTGGATCGGTGATGATATCGGGTAGCCCCAGTTCACCCAGGTTCAGGCCACACACCTGCCCGGTGGCAACATCCAGTATCTGGCCCAGTTCGGCAGGGAAGGTGGGTATCTGTTCCGGGTTCAGCCCGGACACTTGCGGTTCCGGGTAAAGCAGGTTGCCGGTATAGGGCGCCTTGGGGCCTTCCGCCGAGAACGGAGCCAATAGTGACAGACAGCGGTCCCTGGCGGTAACCGGCTTGTTGGCGAGGACTTTGTTCGGCACCGGAACCTCTTCCTGATCGGCTTCGATACCGGTGAGCCACTGGTCCATCACGAGCAGGGCTTCGGTGGTGAATATGGTGTCGCCTGCCAGGGGGAATGCCCCGTACCAGATCACATGATTGCGAGCGTGGCCCTGAGTCTGTTCCAGCCTCGCCCGTACCTGCCAGGAGTGAAAGGCATCGTGGGCAATGCCGGGGTCCGGGCCGCGGAGATCGATGATGGGCACATTGGCAAGGTTTTCAGCGGTATTGATGGCGCCGGTGCGATAGGAATTCTCCAGTGCTTCAAGGTCGGCGGCTGTGCGTTCCGGCTGGTAGTTGATATCAATATCCAGACCGCCGATATCGCGGTTGACCGCCAGGAACTGGTCACCAGTGATGACACCGTCCTGCAATGCTTTAAGGCCGTACTGGACGCCGGTATTGTCCAGTGGGATGCCGGTGAATCCCCGCGAGAGCAGCTGCTCATTAGGGGACCAGGCCGCTGGCAAGCGTTCACCGAACTGGCTGGCCATGTAATCAGTCAGACCGCAGCGCAGGCCATCGGGGCGGGTCTCCGGGTCATAGACGACGGCCTGGCCCGCCAGGCCCGGGCAGTTTTCCTGATCCGGTTCGGCGGAGGGGAAGAACGCCAGGTCGGAAACGATCGGGTTGAGGGGCAAGTGGCCGTAAAGGGCTGGCCACTGAACCGCCAGTATGGGCGAGGACAGCAGGCTTTCGACGAAAGCCAACAAGTCTGCCGGATCTTCAGATACCTGGTTGCCCAGGTACTCGTTCAGCAAGTTGTAATCGGCGAATTGCGTCGCGGTGGTCCAGACATCCGGATAGGAACACTGCACGATCAGGCCCTGGTAGACACCCGGGTAGGCGTTAGCGATGTGCTGCTGGGCGATGGCACCGCCGGAACAGCCTGTGCCGATGGTGTAGCGCACCGGTCCATACTGCTCGACAACATGCTCCTTCGCCATGACCAGGGATTCTGCTGCGGTAACCAGGTTGACGTTATGGCCAAGGTTCGCCTGGGCGGTGGACAGGGTCACAAAGCCGCGAGCCAGGGCAACGGAGATACTGTCTCCCAGCAGGGTTTCCGCTCCTTCGGGAGCCGTGCCGGCGATGTCACCATTCGGCGGGTTCCCCATGCCGTAGCTGACGCCGACATTTCCGCCGTGGTGAATCAGGATCTTGCCATTCCACTGTTCCTGTGGCGACACGGCTGTCCATTCCTGGTCCGGTTGAAACAGGGCCATGACCTGATAGCGGTCGCGGTTCATTACCCCTCTCTCAACCCTCACGATGTAGGGGACCGTAACACCTTCATCAGTGGTAACCCGGGCAATATCTCCGGAGGGCGGCGGGTTCCCGGGATCGTAGGGCAGGAATGCTCCGGGCAATCCGGGGGATTGGGGGTCAAAGCTTTCTGCAAACAGATCGAACTTCGACTGCGGCACATATTTCAGCTCGAACTCCGCTGGCTGATTGCACTTCTCGTCCACTGCATTGGCATTTGTGCAGTTCCAGGGCTGAACCTGGGGCCCGGAAAATACCGGGCCACCCTTGGGGTGATTGATGATGGTTTTGCGCAGCACACCGCTTTTTCCGAGGGTAACCTTCAGTTCGTTCTCACCCAGCTCCAGGCCAGTGATCAGGCCGCGAAGCACACCGTCTCTCACAGTGGTCAGGGTGTCACTGATGTCTTTGCCATTGAGCTGGATTCTGGCACCCTCGATATTGTCTGAGGCCACTTCGACCAGGGCATCCCCACCATTAATCAGATCGGGGCGGTTTGAAAGGACACGGATGGTGTCCCGTTCGGTTACCGTTTCCTGTCCGGAACCCGCTACGGTGTCCGCTTCATCAGAAGGTTGGGTATTGGTTATGGAGCCATCGCTGCTGCCACCGCAGCCGGTGATGGCTATTGCGACTGCGAAGGGCAATGCCTGCTTGATGAGTCTCATGGTTACCTCTTTTTGTTGTGATTTGTGCTGTTTTGTCACGATCTGTTGACATAAAACCATAATGCTCAGCGGCTGCGCGTTGGCCCCATGGACATCAGGGGCTGTCATATTTGTGAGTCCCGACGAAAGTCGGCTCGACGAACGGGGACCACTGCTGAATACTGGTAAGAAAGAGAGGAGTGATGTCACCATGACTGCGGAAGAGATGATTACGATTGCCAACGACAATGGCATTACCACCCTGACGCTCAATCAGCCGGAGAATCGCAATAGCCTGTCCATGGCCATGTTGCAGGCGCTGTCGGATCAGCTCGAAGAACTGGCGGGGGATGCGGAAACGCGCGTAGTTGTACTTGCTGCCAGTGGCCGGGTGTTCTGCGCCGGCCATGATCTCAAGGAGATTCGTGGTCAGCTCGATAGCCATCAATTCCAGCTGGACCTGTTTAACCTGTGCAGCAAGGTAATGCAGCAAATTGTAAACCTGCCAAAGCCGGTGATTGCCCGTGTGGCCGGTGTCGCCACCGCGGCGGGGTGCCAGCTGGTAGCCAGTTGTGACCTGGCCGTAGCCGCGGATACAGCCCGATTTGCCACTCCTGGTGTGAATATTGGCCTGTTCTGCTCCACGCCCATGGTGGCACTTTCACGCAATGTGTCCCGCAAGCACGCCATGGAGATGCTGCTGACTGGCGAGATGGTCAGTGCGCACAGAGCGGAGCAAATCGGGCTGGTGAACCGGGTGGTGGATGAGCAGGCGCTGGATGAAACGGTACGCGACCTGGCTGTCACCATAGCGAGTAAATCGGGTCGCACCCTTCAGATCGGCAAAGAGGCGTTCTACCAGCAACTGGAAATGGGATTGGCGGAGGCCTACGACTTCACCTCGGAAGTGATGGCGAAGAACATGCAGGCTGCGGACGCTCAGGAAGGTATCTGTGCATTCCTGGACAAGCGCAAGCCGGACTGGAAAGACAAATAGACCGCGCTAGTGACAGTCTGACGGCTCCAGGGAAAGCCGGTCTCCCACCTGAATTTTCCGGCTTTGAAAATATCCCTGGTTCATTTCAAGGGCCAGGTAGAAAGGAACCCCGGCCCGGTAAGTGGGGCAATCCCGGCCCTGGTCTGACGGGCAGGGTGCCATCTGGCGTATGGCCTGGATGGTGCCCTGGCGATCCAGATAGGCAATGTCCAGCGGAATCAGTGTGCGATACATCCAGAAGCCATGGTCCGCCCTTCGCTCGTTACTGTATACAAACAGCATTCCGGCATCCGGCTCAAGCCTTTCTCTTTCCATCAGCCCGCGGCTGCGTTCTTCAGGGCTCCTGGCAATCTCGAGAGTGATGGGGATAGCCCGCTCCGCAGATATCAGGCAAGCCTGTTTCACCGGAAGCGATTGATTGTCGGGAAGGGCGGCCAGACACCCGGAGAACACCAGGGCCATGACTGGAAGCAGGGCCCTCATGCTGCGCGCCGGTGTTTGCCTGGCCATCAGGAACGCAGCCGGTAGCCGGTTTTGAAGATCCACCATATCGCGACCATGCACGCAGTGAGGAACAGCAGGGTCATGCCCACACTGATGCCCACGTGCACATCCGACACAC harbors:
- a CDS encoding DUF6351 family protein gives rise to the protein MRLIKQALPFAVAIAITGCGGSSDGSITNTQPSDEADTVAGSGQETVTERDTIRVLSNRPDLINGGDALVEVASDNIEGARIQLNGKDISDTLTTVRDGVLRGLITGLELGENELKVTLGKSGVLRKTIINHPKGGPVFSGPQVQPWNCTNANAVDEKCNQPAEFELKYVPQSKFDLFAESFDPQSPGLPGAFLPYDPGNPPPSGDIARVTTDEGVTVPYIVRVERGVMNRDRYQVMALFQPDQEWTAVSPQEQWNGKILIHHGGNVGVSYGMGNPPNGDIAGTAPEGAETLLGDSISVALARGFVTLSTAQANLGHNVNLVTAAESLVMAKEHVVEQYGPVRYTIGTGCSGGAIAQQHIANAYPGVYQGLIVQCSYPDVWTTATQFADYNLLNEYLGNQVSEDPADLLAFVESLLSSPILAVQWPALYGHLPLNPIVSDLAFFPSAEPDQENCPGLAGQAVVYDPETRPDGLRCGLTDYMASQFGERLPAAWSPNEQLLSRGFTGIPLDNTGVQYGLKALQDGVITGDQFLAVNRDIGGLDIDINYQPERTAADLEALENSYRTGAINTAENLANVPIIDLRGPDPGIAHDAFHSWQVRARLEQTQGHARNHVIWYGAFPLAGDTIFTTEALLVMDQWLTGIEADQEEVPVPNKVLANKPVTARDRCLSLLAPFSAEGPKAPYTGNLLYPEPQVSGLNPEQIPTFPAELGQILDVATGQVCGLNLGELGLPDIITDPLQPIADDVVEAQKLVVQTRFGTPRTVAGDAITTMNNKCQLKPVDPADYPVNILNGVYTAEGFAQKVAEIFPEGVCDYTKPPVGQGPTLTWLQYGDEHIVSTGGEPLPPGTGTVAGWASPAFGVDLNPRSDL
- a CDS encoding DUF192 domain-containing protein, whose product is MVDLQNRLPAAFLMARQTPARSMRALLPVMALVFSGCLAALPDNQSLPVKQACLISAERAIPITLEIARSPEERSRGLMERERLEPDAGMLFVYSNERRADHGFWMYRTLIPLDIAYLDRQGTIQAIRQMAPCPSDQGRDCPTYRAGVPFYLALEMNQGYFQSRKIQVGDRLSLEPSDCH
- a CDS encoding enoyl-CoA hydratase, whose protein sequence is MTAEEMITIANDNGITTLTLNQPENRNSLSMAMLQALSDQLEELAGDAETRVVVLAASGRVFCAGHDLKEIRGQLDSHQFQLDLFNLCSKVMQQIVNLPKPVIARVAGVATAAGCQLVASCDLAVAADTARFATPGVNIGLFCSTPMVALSRNVSRKHAMEMLLTGEMVSAHRAEQIGLVNRVVDEQALDETVRDLAVTIASKSGRTLQIGKEAFYQQLEMGLAEAYDFTSEVMAKNMQAADAQEGICAFLDKRKPDWKDK